A window of Microbacterium sp. Root61 genomic DNA:
CCGCGTCGAGGTCGCGGCACTGCGGATCGCACAGGAGGCGGTCTCCAACGCCCGCCGCCATGCGGAGGCGGCACAGATCGCCGTGCGCGTCGGCCTGGATCCGACGTCCCTCCTCGTCGAGGTCCGCGACGACGGCGTCGGGCTCGCCGAGAACCGCACCGCGGGCCTCGGTCTGGAGTCCATGCGACAGCGCGCCCGCGAACTCGGCGGCGCGACCGTCATCTCGCCCGCCCTCGGGGGCGGCACAGTCGTCCGCGCCAGACTCCCCCTCGAACCGGTACCCGCGCCCGATGCCGGCGACCTGACCCCACGGAGCGCCTGATGAGCCGCATCTTGATCGTCGACGACCACCCGGTGTTCCGGCGAGGCCTGGTCGCGCTCCTCACCGCCGGCGGACACGATGTGGTCGCTGAGGCGGCGAACGCCACCGATGCCCTGACAGAGCAGTCGCGGACCGCACCCGAGATCGTGATCATGGACCTCGGGCTCCCCGATCAGCACGGCGTCGTGGCGACGGCGCGGGTGATCGCGGCCGACCCCGCCGTGAAAGTCGTGGTCGTCACCGCCTTCGACGACGCGGCCACCGTGAGCGCGGCCCTGGAGGCCGGGGCCATCGGGTTCGTCGTGAAGGACTCGGCCGCCGATCAGATCCTCACCGCGGTCCAGGCGGCAGAACTGGGGGCCTCGATGCTGAGCTCGGGCCTGCGCCACGCTCCCGCCCGCGACCCCGGCCTGGGTCGGTTGGCCGACAGCGCCGGTCTCACCCGGCGCGAGACATCCGTCCTCCGTCTGCTGGCCGAAGGGCTCGGTAACGCCGAGATCGGGTCGCGCTTGTCGCTGTCGGCGAAGACCGTCGCGAACTACGTGTCGATCGTGCTGGTCAAGCTCGGCGCGCGGGACCGGCATCATGCAGCCCGCATGGTGCGCGAAGCATCCTGAGCCGGGCGTATTGTTGGATGCGATCCAACAACCGCCACAAGCGAGGAGTGCACGTGCTCGACATCCTGGAAGCGGGGCTCTCCCCCGCGTATGTGCCCTATCTGGAGGGGTGGGACCTGCAGCGACGCGTCCACACCGCCGTGGTGGACGGAGACCGCCCCGACACGCTGATCCTGCTGGAGCACGAGGCCGTGTACACCGCAGGCAAGCGCACCGAGGCGCATGAGCGCGCGCAGGACGGCACGCCTGTGATCGACGTAGATCGCGGCGGGAAGATCACATGGCACGGCCCCGGCCAGCTCGTCGGCTATCCCATCGTGCGCCTGCCGGAGCCGATGGATGTCGTAGAGCACGTGCGCCGTCTCGAGCGCCTGTTGATGTCCGCGCTCCGGGAGCACGGCGTGGACGGCTACCAGGTGGACGGACGCAGCGGCGTGTGGGTGCGCCGACCCCTGTCCGAGGACAAGGTGGCCGCCATCGGCGTGCGGGTCGAACGCGGAGTCACCATGCACGGGTTCGCGATCAACTGCGACAACTCGCTCGCGGGCTTCCGCGACATCATCCCCTGCGGCATCACGGATGCCGGGGTCACGACGGTGAGCGAGGTCGTCGGGCGGGATGTCGCACCGCGCGACATCCTCGACAGCGTCACGCGCGTGTTCCTCGCCGAGTACGCGGGGGTGGCCGCATGACCGCCGACCCGGCCGGCCGCAAACTCCTGCGCCTGGAGATCCGCAACGCCGAGACGCCCATCGAGCGCAAGCCGGACTGGATCAAGACGCGCGCGAAGATGGGCCCCGAGTACCAGGAGCTGCACGCGCTCGTGAAGGACGAGGGGCTGCACACGGTGTGCCAGGAGGCCGGGTGCCCCAACATCTACGAGTGCTGGGAGGACCGCGAGGCCACGTTCCTCATCGGCGGCTCGCAGTGCACGCGCCGATGCGACTTCTGCCAGATCGACACCGGCAAGCCCGCGGACTACGACACGGACGAACCCCGCCGTGTGGCCGAGAGCGTGCAGCGGATGCGCCTGCGCTACGCCACGGTCACGGGTGTGGCGCGCGATGACCTACCCGACGAAGGGGCGTGGCTGCACGCCGAGACCGTCCGCCGCATCCACGCCGAGAACCCGGGCACCGGGGTGGAGATCCTCGCGACGGACTTCTCCGGCAACCCGGCGCTGCTCGGCGAGGTGTTCGACTCACGGCCCGAGGTCTTCGCACACAACGTCGAGACCGTGCCGCGCATCTTCAAACGCATCCGCCCGGCGTTCCGGTACGAGCGTTCGCTGGACGTGCTGACCCAGGCGCGCAACGCCGGGCTCATCACGAAGTCCAATCTCATCCTCGGCATGGGCGAAGAGCCCGAGGAGGTCGTGCAGGCGCTGCAGGACCTCCACGACGCCGGCACCGACATCATCACGATCACGCAGTACCTGCGCCCCACGCCCCGGCATCTCCCGGTGGCCCGCTGGGTCAAACCCGACGAGTTCGTCGAGTTCAAGCAGGAGGCGGAGCGCATCGGCTACCTCGGCGTACTGGCGGGTCCGCTCGTGCGCTCGTCGTACCGCGCCGGGCGGCTGTGGGCGCAGTCCATGCTCGCCAAGGGCCGCGACATCCCGGAGTCGCTCTCCCACCTCGCCAAGGACATCGCCGCCGAGGGCGTGGAATTCGCCCAGGCGGTGTGACGCCGGCTCAGTCGGCGCTGGTGACGGACTGGACCGTGCCGTCGGATGCGAGGTTCACCAGCAGCACGTCGTCGGTGGCATCCGGGTCCAGGGCGTATTCGAGTACCGCGAAGGGGTCGGCGCCGCCGTGCTCGTCGGCCAGGATCGTCATGCTCATCAGCTGCAGCGAGCGGATGATGTCGATGTGCGTGTCGCCGGAGATGTCGACGAGCAGCTCCTCGAGCTGGTCGCCGAAGGTGGCCTGCTGCTGCAGCAGGTACTCCGTCACCTCGCTCGTGCGGTCGTCGAGCTCGTTGACCATCGCGTTGCGCGCGGACATGTCCAGCGTCTCGAGGGAGGAGACCATCGCCGCGGCGACGTCGAGCGCCGCCTGGGACACGTCCTCCTGGTCAGGGGCCGTCAGATCGACGGTGACGGATTGGTCACCGAACTCGATGTTCTCCGACCAGAAGATCGATCC
This region includes:
- a CDS encoding response regulator transcription factor — protein: MSRILIVDDHPVFRRGLVALLTAGGHDVVAEAANATDALTEQSRTAPEIVIMDLGLPDQHGVVATARVIAADPAVKVVVVTAFDDAATVSAALEAGAIGFVVKDSAADQILTAVQAAELGASMLSSGLRHAPARDPGLGRLADSAGLTRRETSVLRLLAEGLGNAEIGSRLSLSAKTVANYVSIVLVKLGARDRHHAARMVREAS
- the lipB gene encoding lipoyl(octanoyl) transferase LipB, which gives rise to MLDILEAGLSPAYVPYLEGWDLQRRVHTAVVDGDRPDTLILLEHEAVYTAGKRTEAHERAQDGTPVIDVDRGGKITWHGPGQLVGYPIVRLPEPMDVVEHVRRLERLLMSALREHGVDGYQVDGRSGVWVRRPLSEDKVAAIGVRVERGVTMHGFAINCDNSLAGFRDIIPCGITDAGVTTVSEVVGRDVAPRDILDSVTRVFLAEYAGVAA
- the lipA gene encoding lipoyl synthase, with product MTADPAGRKLLRLEIRNAETPIERKPDWIKTRAKMGPEYQELHALVKDEGLHTVCQEAGCPNIYECWEDREATFLIGGSQCTRRCDFCQIDTGKPADYDTDEPRRVAESVQRMRLRYATVTGVARDDLPDEGAWLHAETVRRIHAENPGTGVEILATDFSGNPALLGEVFDSRPEVFAHNVETVPRIFKRIRPAFRYERSLDVLTQARNAGLITKSNLILGMGEEPEEVVQALQDLHDAGTDIITITQYLRPTPRHLPVARWVKPDEFVEFKQEAERIGYLGVLAGPLVRSSYRAGRLWAQSMLAKGRDIPESLSHLAKDIAAEGVEFAQAV
- a CDS encoding DUF2004 domain-containing protein; this translates as MAIEHDFFGLLESGPDGSIFWSENIEFGDQSVTVDLTAPDQEDVSQAALDVAAAMVSSLETLDMSARNAMVNELDDRTSEVTEYLLQQQATFGDQLEELLVDISGDTHIDIIRSLQLMSMTILADEHGGADPFAVLEYALDPDATDDVLLVNLASDGTVQSVTSAD